TTGTGGGCGCCTTTAAGAATGTATTGCTGCCGCCCGTAGTGGCGGGCATCCTGACGATGCTGTTACGACCTTACTACGACTTTCTGCTCAAGGTCTGTCGCGGGTCCCGGGCCGCTGCCCTGATTCTTTTTTTTGTTTCAGCGTTCATCCCCCTGGCGGCCTTTTTCTGGTTCGCCGGCGCCTTGATCGTCTCGCAATTTCTCCGGCTGTTGGACGAGTTGCCCTCCGTGATCAACGCCATTCAGAGAGCGGGTGAATCGTATTGGCCGCAAGTCACCGAAGTGCTGGAGAAGTACGATCTGATGTCCAGGTTCGGCGACCTGCTGGAAAACCCCGGGGAGATGGTCACCAAGGCCATCCATGCTTCGGGAGAGCGGATGGCCCGGTCCATCGCCCAGATGTTTCAGTCCGCGGCGGGGTTGTTCGCGTGGGTGGTCCTCCCGATTTATCTTGCATTCTTCCTCATGGCAAAACCGTTCCAAACCGATCAGATTGGCCAATTTCTGCCTTTCCTGAAGGAGGAAACCAGGAAAGACGTGATCTATCTGATCGATGAGTTTATCTGCATCCTCCTGACATTTTTCCGCGGTCAGATCATCATCGCCTTTATCCAAGGGGTACTGTATGCGATCGGATTTTTCCTGGTGGGTCTTCCCTATGGTGCGGTTATCGGGATGCTGCTGGGGCTGCTCAACATTATCCCTTACCTGGGGAGCATCGCGGGTCTCGCCGTTGCCCTGCCCCTGGCCTATTTCAGCGACGGGGGAGGGATTACGCGGACGGCGCTGGTGCTGGGTGTATTCAGCGCGGTGCAGATCATCGAAGGCTATCTTCTCACCCCGAAAATCATGGGCAATCGCACCGGGCTTCATCCCGCCCTCATTATCTTTGCGATCTTCTTCTGGGGCGTCGCGCTGGACGGCATCATCGGTATGATGCTTGCCATCCCTCTGACTGCGTTTGCCGTGGTGTTCTGGAGGTTGTTGAAGAAGAAGTATATCACGGAGGTGGTGTAGCAGGGATCTCAATAGAGAGTCCCCCGGTCCAGACCTTCCCCGCCCCAACCTTCCATGGCGGCACCTGCCTGACAGCCATAAAAGGCGAGGAAAGAACAATTGCCCGGCAGCGGTGAATGTCATTGATCATCTTTGCCGAATGAAGTATGGTTTGGCCGATTTACAGATGGGGGAAGGCGGTGTGCAGCTTTGGACCCGTCTGAATCCGATGAAATAAGGAGATACCTGATATGAGCAAAGTCAAAATGACCCCCAGCGAGGCCCTGGTGGAGACCCTGGTGGCCGAGGGGGTGGAGACGGTATTCGGCATTGTGGGGTCGGCCTATATGGATGCCCTGGACCTCTTTCCGAATGCGGGCATCCGGTTTATTTCGGTGGCCCACGAGC
This Deltaproteobacteria bacterium DNA region includes the following protein-coding sequences:
- a CDS encoding AI-2E family transporter — translated: MMIRELDLGPKQRMTVAAAMTLGAVLVLVLIFSAIVWGLAHFVGAFKNVLLPPVVAGILTMLLRPYYDFLLKVCRGSRAAALILFFVSAFIPLAAFFWFAGALIVSQFLRLLDELPSVINAIQRAGESYWPQVTEVLEKYDLMSRFGDLLENPGEMVTKAIHASGERMARSIAQMFQSAAGLFAWVVLPIYLAFFLMAKPFQTDQIGQFLPFLKEETRKDVIYLIDEFICILLTFFRGQIIIAFIQGVLYAIGFFLVGLPYGAVIGMLLGLLNIIPYLGSIAGLAVALPLAYFSDGGGITRTALVLGVFSAVQIIEGYLLTPKIMGNRTGLHPALIIFAIFFWGVALDGIIGMMLAIPLTAFAVVFWRLLKKKYITEVV